A single window of uncultured Sunxiuqinia sp. DNA harbors:
- a CDS encoding metallophosphoesterase → MLNPGNGRYVLGRTMEAQLRSARLSNENYFAFFAALDDVVRRGVKYVVLPGDFSDDGQPLNVRGIQEILHEYETRYGLQFVAITGNHDLVRPFAMDAGKTDYLGAGGKAQVLMSKQGMYMPQSSNENPVVITNDIHKMGYAEIMDEMGDFGFFPTSGDVYWESPFSTYNYEDYSLEEAEKEARLDKRQYPVPPTNYLLPDVSYLVEPLEGLWLLAIDGNLYLPKDEAAADGAKPENYEGASIGYNQVLTHKKHLLDWVKKVCR, encoded by the coding sequence GTGCTGAATCCCGGCAATGGCCGTTATGTGCTGGGACGTACCATGGAGGCCCAGTTGCGTTCAGCCCGCCTCTCCAACGAAAACTATTTTGCTTTTTTTGCTGCCTTGGATGATGTGGTCAGACGCGGTGTGAAATATGTTGTGTTGCCCGGTGATTTTAGCGACGATGGGCAACCTTTGAATGTGCGGGGAATTCAGGAAATTCTTCATGAATATGAAACGAGATACGGTTTACAGTTTGTCGCCATAACCGGCAATCATGATCTGGTTCGACCTTTTGCGATGGATGCCGGCAAAACAGATTATTTGGGTGCCGGGGGAAAAGCTCAGGTATTAATGAGCAAACAGGGAATGTACATGCCCCAAAGCTCGAATGAGAATCCAGTCGTTATTACAAACGACATCCACAAAATGGGCTATGCCGAAATAATGGATGAAATGGGAGATTTTGGTTTCTTTCCAACGTCCGGCGATGTGTATTGGGAGTCTCCTTTTTCAACCTATAATTATGAAGATTACTCACTCGAAGAAGCTGAAAAGGAGGCTCGATTGGACAAGCGGCAGTATCCGGTTCCACCCACCAATTATTTGTTGCCTGATGTCAGCTATTTAGTGGAACCGCTTGAAGGACTTTGGTTATTGGCTATCGATGGCAATTTGTATCTTCCCAAGGATGAGGCAGCAGCAGATGGAGCTAAACCTGAAAATTATGAAGGAGCAAGCATT
- a CDS encoding glycosyl hydrolase 115 family protein — translation MKRTILSLSLLLLLNTIAQLNLNAQSSKRGKAISFPIVEKFQATPIMISADEAKVVSIAAKLFAEDVDAISGQKPTIESIISKKASRIIIAGTIGTNKKVDQLITEMKIDVSAIKGKWETWSTQVIQQPFPGISEALVIVGSDRRAAAYGIMELSRMMGISAWEWWADVQVPKQDQITLQIENKTYGSPSVRYRGLFLNDEDWGLQPWAAKTFEPETGDIGPKTYAKIFELMLRLRANTIWPAMHGCTKAFYTIGGNAQAADDYAIVVGTSHCEPMLCNINAEWDHKTMGEWRYDNNDETIRALFEQRTKATSDFESIYTIGMRGEHDSPMNAKDLTKADQINLLEKVITDQREILEREKVKNPKNIPQAFIPYKEVLDYYQNGLEVPQDVTLMWTDDNYGYIRQLSTPEEQKRPGGGGIYYHASYWGRPHDYLWLSSTSPMLIWEEMYKAYQFNCHDMWILNCGDIKPLEYNIELFMDMAWDIDKFRSSQAIKPHLSQWLSDKFGADLSAQLTDLILEYYHLSFMRRPEFMAWSQTEPTTKPKKTELSQIRYGDELTKRLQAWENIADEVKRLNKVIPSQKKHAFFELVYYPLTGASLMNQKWLYHYKNELAARQGRTSALDFAECSKAAYEQIQKETAYFNKLQDGKWENMMNMSPRNLPVFSKPSYALPPEDSLLGLGLVVEGYEMEVNSSIPNAYSDVLPVLNAYLKDSAFVDVFLKGKGEIEWVAKPMADWIRISSTSGTLDDQNGQVEQRLWVSIDWDKVPQGKNTKQPPLGHDYQLIPPAYKVNGSIEFTSVDTTITIGVSTFNPKLKELEDYEGFIEGNGYVSIKAENPSSLKAGKDAAWEVLDGLGYSGSVVVALPYNTEPLIDPATIKAQSPMLEYDFFTFNFGETDVRVQAVPTHPFYEGRSVRCAVAIDDAEPEIIDFKTVGRSSEWKQNVLKNAAVKSADQMIEMPGKHKLKVWMVDPGVMVDEILIDLGGWKSSYAFPPETRKK, via the coding sequence ATGAAAAGAACAATTTTAAGTCTCTCTTTACTGCTACTTTTAAACACGATTGCTCAGTTAAATTTGAATGCTCAATCAAGTAAAAGAGGCAAAGCCATTTCTTTTCCGATTGTTGAAAAATTTCAGGCAACTCCAATTATGATTTCAGCCGATGAAGCCAAAGTTGTTTCAATAGCAGCTAAACTTTTTGCTGAAGATGTCGACGCTATTTCAGGACAAAAACCAACAATAGAAAGTATCATTTCGAAAAAGGCAAGTCGCATTATTATTGCCGGAACAATTGGCACAAACAAAAAAGTTGATCAATTGATTACTGAAATGAAAATTGATGTTTCGGCCATTAAGGGGAAATGGGAAACCTGGTCGACGCAGGTTATTCAACAGCCCTTTCCGGGAATAAGTGAAGCACTGGTTATTGTCGGCAGCGATCGCCGGGCAGCAGCCTATGGTATCATGGAGCTTTCGCGCATGATGGGCATTTCGGCCTGGGAATGGTGGGCTGATGTTCAAGTGCCTAAACAGGATCAAATCACGCTTCAAATAGAAAATAAAACATACGGTTCTCCGTCGGTGAGATACCGTGGCTTATTTCTGAACGACGAAGATTGGGGTCTCCAACCTTGGGCAGCTAAAACTTTTGAGCCCGAAACCGGTGACATTGGTCCCAAGACTTATGCGAAGATTTTTGAATTGATGCTGCGTCTTCGGGCGAACACCATCTGGCCGGCTATGCACGGTTGTACGAAAGCTTTTTACACGATAGGCGGAAACGCGCAGGCTGCCGATGATTATGCGATTGTGGTTGGCACATCGCACTGCGAACCGATGCTGTGCAATATCAATGCTGAATGGGATCATAAAACCATGGGCGAGTGGCGCTACGACAATAATGATGAAACGATTCGGGCGTTGTTTGAACAGCGGACAAAGGCCACTTCTGACTTTGAAAGCATTTATACCATTGGGATGCGTGGTGAGCATGATTCGCCTATGAATGCCAAAGATTTGACCAAAGCCGATCAGATTAACTTGCTTGAGAAGGTGATTACCGATCAGCGGGAAATTTTGGAAAGAGAAAAAGTCAAGAATCCCAAAAATATTCCACAGGCTTTTATTCCCTATAAAGAAGTATTGGATTATTACCAAAATGGACTGGAAGTTCCTCAGGATGTTACGTTGATGTGGACGGATGACAACTATGGATATATTCGCCAGCTGAGCACGCCGGAAGAGCAAAAACGCCCTGGGGGAGGCGGTATTTACTACCACGCATCGTACTGGGGGCGGCCGCACGATTACCTGTGGCTGAGTTCGACAAGTCCCATGCTGATTTGGGAAGAAATGTACAAAGCCTATCAGTTCAACTGCCACGACATGTGGATCCTGAATTGTGGCGATATTAAACCCTTGGAATATAATATTGAACTGTTTATGGATATGGCTTGGGATATAGATAAGTTTCGATCAAGTCAAGCGATAAAACCTCACTTAAGTCAATGGCTGTCGGATAAGTTTGGAGCTGATCTTTCAGCTCAACTTACTGATTTGATACTTGAATATTATCATTTGTCCTTCATGCGTCGACCTGAGTTTATGGCCTGGAGCCAGACTGAGCCAACAACAAAACCAAAGAAAACGGAGTTGAGTCAGATTCGATATGGCGATGAGTTAACCAAACGATTGCAGGCGTGGGAGAACATCGCAGATGAAGTTAAGCGATTAAATAAAGTTATCCCTTCCCAAAAAAAACATGCGTTCTTCGAGTTAGTCTACTATCCGCTAACCGGAGCTTCATTGATGAACCAAAAATGGCTGTATCATTATAAAAACGAGTTGGCTGCTCGTCAGGGGCGAACCAGTGCGCTAGATTTTGCTGAGTGTTCCAAAGCAGCTTATGAGCAAATACAAAAGGAAACAGCCTATTTCAATAAACTGCAGGATGGGAAGTGGGAAAACATGATGAATATGTCGCCTCGTAATTTGCCCGTGTTTTCAAAACCATCGTACGCATTGCCGCCTGAAGATAGTTTGCTGGGGCTTGGATTGGTCGTGGAAGGCTATGAAATGGAAGTGAACTCGAGTATTCCGAACGCCTATTCCGATGTGTTACCGGTGCTAAACGCTTACCTAAAAGACTCCGCTTTCGTTGATGTTTTTCTGAAGGGCAAAGGTGAAATTGAGTGGGTCGCAAAACCAATGGCCGATTGGATTCGCATATCGTCGACGAGCGGAACGCTTGATGATCAAAACGGACAGGTGGAGCAAAGACTTTGGGTGAGCATTGATTGGGACAAAGTACCGCAAGGCAAAAATACCAAACAACCGCCTCTAGGGCATGATTACCAGTTGATTCCACCAGCTTACAAAGTGAACGGCTCAATTGAGTTTACTTCGGTTGATACGACAATTACCATTGGCGTGTCAACCTTCAACCCGAAGCTTAAGGAGCTTGAAGATTATGAGGGGTTTATTGAGGGGAATGGTTATGTTTCGATTAAAGCTGAGAATCCATCATCGCTCAAGGCGGGAAAAGATGCTGCCTGGGAAGTGCTCGATGGACTCGGGTACTCGGGAAGTGTTGTCGTTGCATTGCCCTATAATACCGAACCGCTTATTGATCCGGCGACAATAAAGGCACAAAGCCCGATGCTGGAATATGATTTCTTCACCTTTAATTTTGGTGAAACTGATGTTCGGGTACAGGCCGTCCCTACGCATCCATTTTACGAGGGGCGTAGCGTTCGTTGTGCGGTTGCAATTGACGATGCTGAACCGGAAATTATCGATTTTAAAACTGTTGGACGAAGCAGTGAATGGAAACAAAATGTGTTGAAAAATGCAGCTGTGAAATCGGCAGATCAGATGATTGAGATGCCTGGAAAACACAAGCTGAAAGTTTGGATGGTTGATCCGGGAGTGATGGTTGATGAGATTTTAATCGATTTAGGTGGTTGGAAAAGCAGTTACGCCTTTCCGCCCGAAACGCGAAAAAAATAA